A genomic region of Anopheles coustani chromosome 3, idAnoCousDA_361_x.2, whole genome shotgun sequence contains the following coding sequences:
- the LOC131259772 gene encoding malonate--CoA ligase ACSF3, mitochondrial translates to MTKFILARSCLELASAGTLGSSIGLSNACIVPRMGASWMRQYSLQLRTQHARLSSFTGGPICSKNFSTQADNRKPVAFDDGDRPPSDPEAVHADLLKRLTKLYDQEQARKLIVPPFKRALLYGEKAAVRDQVGDFSFIQLYEAVKRLAVQISKQCGSASQSRVAFLCPNNITYVVSQWACWFSGQIAVPLNAKYPADLLEYYIKDSDASLLLTTPEFLPLAEPLAAKLQKPFLVVSHDLITSPAANNTGSDPSMGGISYLDPSRENVLQLNDLLVVESALNGEFYRDANALILYTSGTTGKPKGVVLSYANLDAQLSCLSHAWQVTSTDSVLHALPLNHVHGTINALNLPLAAGAKCVMLPKFDSSSVWSYLLNVNMTTKERVNILMGVPTMYGLLIREYDSVFGANARMRDYVKTHCRNKIRLMVSGSAPLPGNIFDRWHEITGHKLLERYGMTEIGMAISNPYVQDSEQRSRKQGCVGMPLPGVSVRIVEPESGRQLTLEGKENEGFWNKDTGDNVPPSDAPKDSVAGQLYIKGPSVFREYWGKPQETAAEFDSEGWFRTGDTAQYENGTIRILGRTSVDIIKSGGFKLSALEIETALHEHPDTSDVAVLGLPDETWGQRVVAVVSLREQVTPEEFSIPKLLVWLEQKLPKQAVPKEVKVVEEIPRNAMGKINKKELIDRLYGTQTTTTTPVAEQKDEVKP, encoded by the exons ATGACGAAATTCATTCTAGCCCGAAGCTGCCTGGAGTTAGCCTCCGCCGGCACCCTTGGATCCTCGATAGGTTTATCGAATGCGTGCATCGTTCCCCGTATGGGAGCTTCATGGATGAGGCAATACTCTCTACAGCTAAGAACACAACATGCCAGGCTAAGTAGCTTTACCGGCGGGCCGATCTGTagcaaaaacttttccacacagGCAGACAACCGCAAACCGGTAGCATTCGACGACGGTGACCGCCCACCATCCGATCCGGAAGCCGTCCATGCAGATCTACTAAAGCGACTAACGAAATTGTACGATCAGGAGCAGGCACGCAAATTGATCGTTCCTCCATTTAAGCGTGCGCTACTTTATGGCGAAAAAGCGGCTGTTCGGGATCAAGTAGGCGATTTCAGTTTTATACAGCTGTACGAAGCCGTCAAACGACTTGCCGTTCAGATATCAAAACAATGTG GAAGTGCATCCCAATCCCGCGTGGCATTCTTATGTCCGAACAACATTACATACGTTGTAAGCCAGTGGGCATGTTGGTTCTCGGGACAGATTG CCGTACCGTTGAACGCCAAATACCCGGCCGACCTTCTTGAGTATTACATAAAAGATTCGGATGCATCACTCCTGCTGACTACACCAGAGTTTCTGCCCCTCGCCGAGCCGCTGGCAGCAAAACTGCAAAAGCCTTTTCTGGTGGTGAGCCATGATTTGATCACCAGTCCTGCAGCGAACAATACGGGTTCAGATCCCTCGATGGGAGGCATTTCATACTTAGATCCTAGCCGAGAAAATGTGCTGCAGCTTAACGATTTGCTCGTGGTGGAGAGTGCCCTCAATGGGGAGTTTTACCGCGACGCAAACGCGCTTATACTGTACACCTCCGGTACGACCGGTAAACCGAAGGGAGTGGTACTTAGCTACGCCAATTTGGACGCCCAGCTAAGCTGCCTATCGCACGCATGGCAGGTAACGTCCACGGATTCGGTTTTGCATGCGCTTCCCCTAAATCACGTGCACGGAACGATCAATGCACTTAATCTTCCGCTGGCGGCCGGTGCAAAATGCGTCATGCTGCCGAAGTTCGACAGTAGCAGCGTGTGGAGCTACCTGCTAAACGTGAATATGACCACAAAAGAGCGCGTGAACATATTAATGGGAGTACCGACGATGTACGGATTGTTGATACGCGAGTACGACAGTGTTTTTGGAGCAAATGCGCGCATGCGTGACTACGTGAAGACACATTGCCGAAACAAGATCCGGTTGATGGTGTCCGGGTCGGCGCCACTTCCGGGTAATATATTCGATCGCTGGCACGAAATAACCGGTCACAAGTTACTTGAACGGTACGGAATGACAGAGATTGGTATGGCCATTTCAAACCCGTACGTACAGGACTCCGAGCAGCGCAGTCGGAAGCAGGGCTGCGTGGGAATGCCTTTGCCTGGCGTTAGCGTTCGCATTGTTGAGCCAGAATCCGGTCGGCAATTGACATTGGAGGGTAAGGAAAACGAAGGTTTCTGGAACAAGGACACCGGTGACAATGTTCCCCCATCCGATGCGCCGAAGGACTCTGTAGCAGGTCAACTGTACATCAAAGGACCTTCAGTGTTCCGTGAGTACTGGGGTAAACCACAAGAAACCGCCGCCGAATTCGACTCCGAAGGATGGTTCCGGACGGGTGATACGGCCCAGTATGAAAATGGAACGATTCGCATTTTGGGCCGCACGTCGGTGGACATCATTAAATCAGGTGGGTTTAAGCTGTCTGCACTGGAAATCGAGACAGCCCTGCATGAACATCCGGACACGAGTGACGTTGCCGTGTTGGGCCTTCCCGATGAAACCTGGGGCCAGCGAGTGGTTGCAGTAGTAAGCCTTCGGGAGCAGGTAACGCCGGAAGAATTCAGCATTCCGAAACTACTCGTGTGGCTAGAGCAGAAGCTGCCAAAGCAAGCAGTGCCGAAAGAGGTCAAGGTAGTGGAAGAAATTCCCCGGAATGCAATGGGTAAAATCAACAAGAAAGAACTGATCGATCGATTATATGGTACCCAAACAACTACGACGACGCCGGTAGCCGAACAAAAAGATGAAGTTAAACCGTAA
- the LOC131258765 gene encoding uncharacterized protein LOC131258765, whose amino-acid sequence MQSLEPASCQEADYMLNDAYCKLRKSPSRQSSLLIDPPPQYPNLPSPILNDSTPLFNTSSSGDSPNPASPSPTFASLTTTSHHSLSPPATLLASPSPSSSPTGRTTATSSTPSKSLNPASPAVNHHHHHQHLHHHHHLEKRVASESSGYGSGSPSKKSKLSASTASSSLFLASSPTPSASSITSGTNTTSPSQQHHHHHHHHHHHHHHHNSGGDVGSGGGGVDDGITGNGSTITSPGQWQRLQQQVSGTPNTPSGTTNARGSGSVGVGVERFNIHDKLKELYLELLAEEEDSGETCDRLNLRSTSFLLEKLILREQLNTLIVNLYPGNKGYSLAFRIGSQNDAGRNISKSGAAANLAATSAMGTGVGPPFASYEGSIPSGAGGDLSSELLQETMRWPYEEEELLDCIDREELPLVLVDILESKCPRLFYCGCVVAEVRDYRQSFPMFTCDTFHVLLKPTNQTLLADLNLLTADGEWSAEDKLALESQLVLATAEPLCLDPNPAVGMMVINQQHRRHLLNTAPIRRQAKKFSQVAVNRKRKTDQFTHNFGLELSDFINKYRARPPRPHVARRGVVSFTQPKKPSEVVPTVNLPSLELPELAAPADVNVEKYARKYEAPKESRDCIPQLIEEYILETDRVVNRGDTRVYHIKLSIFQRPSNSEYLGELYVDRDYRENERNGEACQFSLGTRAHAHRYIQQFTEIFTEEGRKSVKITHLVPGQIPKVLHTAGMREQNVQQQQQQQLQQQQQQAQQHQQQIMQQQQQQQQQQQQQQQQQHQQQQQQQTHQQQQQTLVQQQISQIQQRLQQQSHPTQALLTRLQATNPTLASQIATATGAGANGSITLNATNPNTLPGNQAQQPQPLAAVPATTATATNVHQTLTHQQLISAATASGANIISISPAPGVSTAQAQLTQPTQQQTQIHIQPQHLIAAAAAAAAAGGHQQQQQQQQQQLFTAGACDTTSTATGGVVATVGSGTSSTVATPHGTTITLQSQTQAAPQQQHHQGVQQQQTLSLSNGSLLLLQPSGQISNLTMTTNAAGHQQVLATQGGGAGTAGGGSAGNATVGNAPQSFTFSSGGQTATIINQAGARGMGNAVPLLVRLDNAKVTRDASGNLVSTLAQQQPTTAGQLQIQAQQGQNAGQQLQQQQQQQQSQNTIHTTNPEIKAIAISIMNSANQFNRQQQQQQQQQPSVKSNSNAAILSLLNSAPAAMTNSPVLSSSLTLPAGKTVADVQQHHQQQQQQQQHQHQQHTIHHHQSVGVGGTTTTTISGSAAAALFNSVGARKISIQQAQASQNRVLNHANLITVSSGTGSNTQQLINIQASDIQQQQQQQQHPTSQVGIQQQQLQHPQQQVTQHSAGNIRVTMSALATQLASPPAILTTSNLPQSFNVAAAAAAAAAASSSGGQVVSSTNAVSSTNAGGGTFAGTSGIATPGGSKLIINSANQQQRVLNINTNAAGTATSTAAVVAAAFGGSIRRVSAMGGGGNAGDGIQLQIQGLSAAQNNPGLVTTSTSGNDGMRRTVVTDQLQIQSIASPGSDHSNASSASLASNSNGGGGGLNGNNSSNSGSSIIFNNMSGLSALLANSGTAGVVGGSVNVDGTVMQNPSVSVVSIGGSVSSSNSSGSNNNSNGGTTVCSSSNTNPALIERLNSSSSINLTNSGNLPSASPGLQFTIPSPKTPQQSQTHLQIQSPASTISPLSSPPPQVTILPQQQQQQQQQHLQAISQQQQQQQQQPTTVNLQGLNFASLHGAMTSIPGLQNVQVQIPGLAQPISLSLSSAPSGATAGVLNNSAGNNTGQTTSLLVSVPVTNTTQVVNTINAGGNSNVLSGNSQTTQTVVLTNPQTSGSSLLSLPIAQIVTSGMKGLGQQGIRAGTPLTMSTGQPGQQIQLLNISQRSRTGQLPVVSCAGTTPIMTKQLAARVAQHRQQMATVGGSTLKIASPITASPHGGQLSNTLNVTTNATSNQQLLMTTKQLQLKLQQQQQQQQQAQQQQQQIITTTNSQQPVTTTQIHIQQQQPQQQQQQPTVAQHQNSQQINIINNTVMTPLSLSSPVVVATAGGSAQQQQQQQQQTTHPNISAIAAAAAAAAGKHRRRSAADMNK is encoded by the exons ATGCAAAGCTTGGAACCAGCGTCATGTCAAGAAGCCGAT TACATGCTAAATGATGCCTACTGCAAGCTGAGAAAATCTCCCTCGAGGCAATCGTCACTGCTGATCGATCCTCCGCCACAGTATCCGAATCTTCCCAGTCCTATACTTAATGACAGCACGCCACTGTTCAACACATCGTCCTCCGGCGACAGTCCCAATCCGGCCTCGCCATCACCGACGTTCGCCTCACTGACCACCACCAGCCATCACTCCCTGTCCCCGCCGGCAACCCTGCtagcatcaccatcaccgtCGTCCTCACCGACCGGGCGAACGACCGCGACTTCGTCGACGCCGTCCAAGTCACTGAACCCCGCGTCCCCAGCagtcaaccaccaccaccaccaccaacaccttcaccatcatcatcatttggaAAAGCGGGTCGCGTCGGAATCGTCCGGCTACGGAAGTGGTTCTCCGTCGAAGAAATCCAAACTCTCGGCCTCCACTGCTTCCTCGTCCCTGTTTCTGGCTTCCTCGCCCACGCCATCGGCGTCTTCCATCACCAGCGGCACAAACACCACCAGCCCAAGTCAGcaacatcaccaccatcatcatcaccatcatcaccatcatcatcatcataacaGCGGTGGTGACGTGGGgagtggcggcggtggtgttGATGACGGTATTACTGGGAATGGTAGTACCATCACTAGTCCGGGCCAATGGCAGAGGCTGCAGCAGCAGGTCAGTGGGACACCAAATACTCCATCCGGAACGACGAATGCCCGCGGTAGCGGCAGCGTGGGTGTGGGGGTTGAACGGTTCAACATTCATGACAAACTTAAGGAATTGTATCTGGAGCTGttggcggaggaggaggacagCGGTGAGACGTGTGACCGGCTAAACCTGCGCAGTACATCGTTTCTACTGGAAAAGCTCATCTTACGCGAACAGCTGAACACGCTTATTGTCAATCTCTATCCGGGCAATAAAGGATACTCGCTAGCATTTCGAATAGGATCGCAAAATGACGCGGGCCGAAAT ataTCAAAGAGTGGAGCTGCTGCCAATCTTGCGGCCACTTCGGCGATGGGTACCGGCGTCGGTCCTCCATTTGCGTCGTACGAGGGTTCGATACCGTccggtgctggtggtgatcTCAGTAGCGAACTTTTGCAGGAAACGATGCGATGGCCATACGAAGAGGAGGAGCTGCTGGACTGCATCGACCGGGAAGAGTTGCCACTCGTGCTGGTGGACATTCTGGAGAGCAAGTGTCCCAGGCTGTTCTACTGCGGTTGTGTGGTCGCGGAGGTGCGCGACTATCGGCAATCGTTTCCTATGTTTACCTGTGATACTTTCCACGTTCTGCTGAAACCCACCAATCAG ACTTTACTGGCCGACTTGAACCTCCTCACGGCGGACGGTGAGTGGAGTGCCGAGGACAAGCTGGCGCTGGAAAGTCAACTCGTGCTGGCCACCGCGGAACCGCTCTGCCTCGATCCGAACCCAGCCGTCGGCATGATGGTCATCAATCAGCAGCACCGTCGACATTTGCTCAACACCGCGCCGATCCGGCGGCAGGCCAAAAAGTTCTCCCAGGTGGCCGTGAATCGCAAGAGGAAAACGGACCAGTTCACGCACAACTTCGGACTGGAGCTGAGTGACTTTATCAACAAGTATCGAGCGCGTCCGCCGCGCCCGCACGTTGCCCGGCGCGGTGTGGTGAGCTTCACCCAGCCCAAAAAACCCTCCGAAGTGGTGCCAACAGTGAACCTGCCTAGCTTGGAGTTGCCCGAACTGGCGGCACCCGCCGATGTGAATGTGGAAAAGTACGCCCGCAAGTACGAGGCACCGAAGGAGAGCCGCGACTGCATTCCGCAGCTAATCGAGGAGTACATTCTCGAGACGGACCGCGTCGTCAATCGGGGCGATACGCGCGTCTACCACATCAAGCTGTCCATCTTTCAGCGTCCCTCAAACTCGGAGTACCTCGGGGAGCTATACGTCGATCGCGACTACCGTGAGAACGAACGCAACGGAGAGGCTTGCCAGTTCTCGCTGGGAACGCGTGCCCATGCGCATCGGTATATTCAGCAGTTTACGGAAATCTTCACCGAGGAGGGAAGAAAGTCGGTCAAAATCACTCACCTCGTTCCGGGCCAGATTCCGAAGGTTCTCCATACGGCCGGCATGCGGGAGCAAAAtgttcagcaacagcagcagcaacaactgcaacaacaacaacaacaagcacaacagcatcaacagcaaataatgcaacaacaacagcaacagcagcaacagcaacaacagcagcagcagcaacagcatcagcagcaacaacaacaacaaactcatcagcagcagcaacaaacgcTTGTGCAGCAACAAATATCGCAAATTCAACAACGACTTCAGCAGCAATCGCACCCTACCCAAGCATTGCTAACCCGGCTGCAAGCGACAAATCCCACGTTGGCGTCACAAATTGCTACAGCGACCGGTGCCGGTGCCAACGGCAGCATCACCCTGAACGCCACCAACCCGAACACGCTGCCCGGCAATCAGGCCCAGCAACCCCAACCGCTGGCAGCGGTACCAGCGACAacggcgacggcgacgaacGTGCATCAAACGCTGACCCATCAGCAGTTGATATCCGCTGCGACCGCTTCGGGGGCAAACATTATCAGTATCAGCCCGGCACCCGGGGTCTCCACGGCGCAGGCACAATTGACGCAACCTACACAGCAGCAAACGCAGATTCACATTCAGCCACAGCATCTGatagcggcagcagcagccgcagctgcagcaggtggccaccagcaacagcaacagcaacaacagcagcaactgtTCACTGCCGGTGCTTGTGATACAACCAGTACTGCCACTGGTGGAGTGGTGGCCACCGTGGGCAGCGGTACATCGTCGACCGTCGCAACGCCACATGGAACGACCATCACGCTACAATCGCAAACACAAGCggcaccacaacaacaacaccaccagggtgtgcagcagcagcagacgcTCAGCTTGAGCAACGGATCGCTGCTTTTGCTGCAACCATCCGGGCAGATATCGAACCTTACGATGACAACCAACGCCGCGGGCCACCAGCAGGTGCTTGCAACGCAGGGCGGTGGTGCAGGAACTGCAGGTGGCGGGTCGGCGGGCAACGCAACGGTCGGTAATGCGCCTCAGAGTTTCACCTTCTCCTCGGGCGGACAAACGGCGACCATTATCAATCAGGCTGGTGCACGTGGCATGGGAAATGCCGTTCCGTTGCTCGTGCGCCTGGATAACGCCAAGGTAACGCGTGATGCTTCCGGTAACCTAGTGTCCACACtggcgcagcagcagccaaccACCGCCGGGCAGCTGCAGATACAAGCTCAACAGGGACAAAATGCTGGCCAACaactgcaacagcagcaacaacagcaacagagcCAGAATACGATACACACAACAAACCCGGAAATCAAAGCGATTGCAATAAGTATCATGAACTCGGCAAATCAGTTTAACcgacaacagcaacaacag cagcaacaacaacctaGCGTCAAATCGAATAGCAACGCAGCGATTCTGAGCCTTCTCAATAGTGCACCGGCTGCAATGACAAATTCGCCGGTGCTGAGCAGTAGTCTAACGTTGCCCGCTGGTAAAACAGTGGCCGATGTGcaacagcatcatcagcaacagcaacaacagcagcaacaccagcaccagcagcataccatccatcatcatcaatctGTCGGTGTGGGTGgtacaacgacgacgacgataagTGGCAGCGCGGCAGCGGCCCTTTTCAACAGCGTTGGAGCGCGCAAAATAAGTATCCAACAAGCGCAAGCGAGCCAGAACCGTGTCCTGAACCACGCCAACCTCATCACCGTCAGCAGCGGCACCGGATCAAACACTCAACAGTTGATTAACATCCAAGCAAGCGAtattcagcagcagcagcagcagcaacagcatccgACATCGCAAGTAGgcatccagcagcagcagctacaaCATCCGCAGCAGCAGGTAACTCAGCACTCGGCGGGAAATATTCGCGTTACTATGTCGGCCCTTGCTACGCAACTGGCTTCGCCACCAGCGATTCTGACAACCTCCAATTTACCGCAGAGCTTCAACGTTGCTGCCGCTGCGGCCGCGGCAGCCGCTGCGTCATCGTCCGGTGGCCAGGTGGTGTCCAGTACGAACGCCGTCTCCAGCACCAACGCCGGTGGGGGTACGTTCGCGGGCACTAGCGGGATAGCCACGCCCGGGGGCAGTAAACTCATCATCAACAGTGCGAACCAGCAGCAGCGCGTGCTCAACATTAACACGAACGCTGCTGGGACTGCAACCTCCACTGCGGCCGTCGTTGCTGCCGCCTTCGGGGGTTCGATTCGCCGTGTCAGCGCAATGGGCGGTGGGGGAAACGCTGGCGATGGTATTCAGCTGCAGATTCAGGGACTGTCGGCGGCTCAGAACAACCCAGGGCTGGTCACCACCTCCACATCCGGCAACGATGGAATGCGACGGACCGTCGTGACGGATCAGTTGCAGATACAAAGTATCGCTTCTCCCGGCAGTGATCACTCGAACGCGTCGTCAGCCTCATTGGCTAGCAATAGCAATGGTGGTGGCGGAGGACTGAATGGAAACAACAGTAGCAACAGTGGCAGCAGCATAATCTTTAACAACATGTCTGGTTTAAGTGCTTTGCTCGCGAATAGCGGAACGGCTGGTGTCGTCGGGGGTAGCGTTAACGTCGATGGTACGGTCATGCAGAATCCCTCGGTCTCGGTGGTGAGCATTGGCGGATCGGTCtctagcagcaacagcagcggcagcaacaACAATAGTAACGGTGGTACTACCGTGTGCAGTAGCAGCAACACTAACCCAGCATTAATCGAAAGACTGAACTCATCTAGTAGCATAAACCTTACCAATAGCGGTAACCTGCCGTCGGCGAGTCCCGGTTTGCAGTTTACCATACCGTCGCCCAAAACGCCTCAGCAATCTCAAACGCATCTGCAGATCCAATCACCCGCCAGCACGATATCGCCGCTATCTAGTCCACCACCGCAGGTTACCATTCttcctcagcagcagcaacagcagcagcagcagcatctgcAA GCTATCtctcaacagcagcaacaacagcaacaacagcctACTACGGTCAACTTGCAGGGGTTGAATTTTGCTAGCCTTCATGGTGCAATGACTTCCATCCCCGGGTTGCAAAATGTACAG GTACAAATTCCCGGGCTTGCTCAACCCATCTCGTTGTCGCTCTCCTCCGCCCCCTCCGGAGCGACGGCGGGTGTGCTGAACAACTCGGCCGGAAACAACACTGGTCAAACGACCAGCCTGCTCGTATCGGTGCCAGTAACTAATACAACGCAGGTAGTAAATACCATCAACGCCGGTGGCAACAGTAATGTACTTTCAGGCAACTCACAAACAACCCAAACCGTCGTCCTCACGAACCCACAGACGAGTGGTTCCAGCTTGCTCTCCCTTCCAATTG ctCAAATTGTCACCTCTGGTATGAAAGGCCTGGGCCAGCAGGGTATACGTGCTGGTACACCGCTGACGATGAGTACCGGACAACCAGGGCAACAGATTCAGCTACTGAATATAAGCCAACGGTCTCGCACTGGCCAGCTACCCGTAGTAAGCTGCGCTGGGACTACGCCAATCATGACCAAGCAACTGGCCGCTCGGGTGGCTCAACACCGCCAGCAGATGGCAACGGTAGGAGGCTCGACGCTGAAAATAGCATCACCTATAACGG CATCCCCTCATGGTGGACAACTCAGCAATACATTGAACGTAACGACGAATGCCACATCCAATCAACAACTGTTAATGACTACGAAACAGCTACAGCTAAAattgcaacagcagcagcagcagcaacaacaagcgcaacagcagcagcaacaaattaTCACAACCACCAATAGCCAACAACCAGTGACGACAACGCAAATCCAcatccaacagcagcagccgcagcaacaacaacagcagccaaCCGTAGCACAACATcaaaactctcaacagataAACATTATCAACAACACCGTTATGACACCGCTGTCCCTGTCTAGTCCGGTTGTTGTTGCCACGGCGGGTGGTAGtgcacagcaacagcaacagcagcagcagcaaacaacGCATCCAAACATAAGCGCAATTGCAGCGGccgcggcggcagcagcaggcaAGCACCGAAGACGATCTGCTGCCGATATGAACAAGTGA
- the LOC131259773 gene encoding guanine nucleotide-binding protein G(s) subunit alpha → MGCFGSAGSKQSDSNSSEDTKSQKRRSDAITRQLQKDKQVYRATHRLLLLGAGESGKSTIVKQMRILHVNGFSDSERKQKIEDIKKNIRDAILTITGAMSTLTPPIQLEKPENQARVDYIQDYASGPDFNYPPEFYEHTEELWKDRGVQQTYERSNEYQLIDCAKYFLDRVSEIKQPNYTPTEQDILRCRVLTSGIFETRFQVDKVNFHMFDVGGQRDERRKWIQCFNDVTAIIFVTACSSYNMVLREDPTQNRLRESLDLFKSIWNNRWLRTISVILFLNKQDLLAEKIKAGKSKLSDYFGEFNRYQTPADAVCEMGEDPEVIRAKYFIRDEFLRISTASGDGKHYCYPHFTCAVDTENIKRVFNDCRDIIQRMHLRQYELL, encoded by the exons ATGGGTTGCTTCGGCTCGGCCGGATCGAAACAGTCGGACTCGAACAGCTCCGAGGACACGAAGAGCCAGAAACGGCGCAGCGATGCCATCACGCGGCAACTGCAGAAAGACAAACAA GTGTACAGAGCCACCCATAGACTGCTACTACTCGGAGCCGGTGAGTCTGGCAAGTCCACGATCGTGAAGCAGATGAGAATACTGCACGTGAACGGGTTTTCCGATAGCGAGCGGAAACAGAAGATAGAGGACATTAAGAAGAACATTCGCGATGCTATCTTG ACAATTACCGGAGCGATGAGCACGTTGACGCCACCTATTCAATTAGAGAAACCGGAAAATCAGGCACGAGTAGACTACATTCAAGATTATGCGTCCG GTCCGGATTTCAATTATCCTCCGGAGTTCTACGAGCACACCGAAGAGTTGTGGAAAGATCGCGGCGTCCAGCAGACCTACGAGCGATCGAATGAGTATCAATTAATTGATTGTGCTAAATA TTTTCTGGATCGTGTTAGTGAAATCAAACAGCCTAACTATACTCCAACCGAGCAGGATATCCTGAGATGTCGTGTGCTAACGTCCGGCATTTTCGAAACTAGGTTTCAGGTTGATAAAGTTAATTTCCA CATGTTCGATGTCGGCGGGCAGCGCGACGAGCGACGTAAGTGGATCCAATGTTTCAACGATGTCACAGCAATCATCTTCGTGACGGCGTGCTCTAGTTATAATATGGTCCTACGCGAAGATCCCACCCAGAACCGGCTACGGGAATCGTTGGATCTATTTAAAAGTATTTGGAACAATCG ATGGTTACGGACTATCTCAGtcatattgtttttaaacaagcAAGACTTACTGGCGGAGAAGATCAAGGCCGGCAAGAGCAAACTTTCCGACTACTTTGGCGAATTCAATCGTTACCAAACACCAG CCGATGCTGTTTGCGAGATGGGAGAAGACCCGGAAGTGATTAGGGCGAAATATTTTATAAGGGATGAGTTTTTG CGTATATCGACAGCGAGTGGTGATGGCAAACACTACTGCTATCCACACTTTACCTGCGCTGTAGATACAGAAAACATCAAGAGAGTTTTCAATGATTGCCGAGACATCATTCAGCGGATGCATCTGCGACAGTATGAGTTGTTATAG